Proteins co-encoded in one Setaria viridis chromosome 9, Setaria_viridis_v4.0, whole genome shotgun sequence genomic window:
- the LOC117836668 gene encoding cysteine-rich repeat secretory protein 55, with product MEFSTMRRSCVLLVSLALLPVLGMAADSIGSYCAGNSYAGNNKAVASINSVLADLVATASTGGYATSTAGKGNSVIYGLAQCRGDVSAGDCAACLADAAKQLPATCSYSSDARIWYDYCFMRYENANFIGQADTDAGVILVNVQGMDNAKAFEKAVGKVVGKAAAQASASGSGGLGRDKDQYTAFVTIYGLAQCTRDLAPLACAQCLSTAVSRFGDYCRAQQGCQINYSSCRVRYEIYPFYFPLAGNAGRATTDMTKNTKIVVHP from the exons ATGGAGTTCAGCACGATGCGCCGCTCATGCGTGCTACTTGTCTCCTTGGCCCTGCTCCCTGTGCTGGGGATGGCCGCCGACTCCATCGGCAGCTACTGCGCCGGTAATAGCTACGCCGGCAACAACAAGGCCGTGGCCAGCATCAACTCCGTCCTCGCCGACCTCGTCGCCACGGCCTCCACCGGCGGCTACGCCACGTCCACCGCCGGCAAGGGCAACAGCGTCATCTACGGCCTCGCGCAATGCCGCGGCGACGTCTCCGCCGGCGACTGCGCGGCCtgcctcgccgacgccgccaagcAGCTCCCCGCCACCTGCAGCTACAGCTCCGACGCAAGAATATG GTACGACTACTGCTTCATGCGGTACGAGAACGCCAACTTCATCGGGCAGGCGGACACGGACGCCGGCGTGATCCTGGTGAACGTGCAAGGGATGGACAACGCCAAGGCGTTCGAGAAGGCGGTGGGGAAGGTGGtcgggaaggcggcggcgcaggcgtcgGCATCGGGGAGCGGCGGGCTCGGGCGGGACAAGGACCAGTACACGGCGTTCGTGACCATCTACGGGCTGGCGCAGTGCACGCGGGACCTGGCGCCGCTGGCGTGCGCGCAGTGCCTGTCCACGGCGGTGTCCCGGTTCGGCGACTACTGCCGCGCGCAGCAGGGGTGCCAGATCAACTACAGCAGCTGCAGGGTGCGCTACGAGATCTACCCATTCTACTTCCCTCTCGCCGGCaacgccggccgcgccaccaccgACATGACCAAGAACACCAAGATCGTCGTGCACCCTTGA
- the LOC117840703 gene encoding uncharacterized protein, which yields MASGDASPDAKYAYTIVYVTDVEKAAAFYAAAFGYAVRRLDQSHKWAELESGATTIAFTPLHQRETDGLSGQVQLPDATAARGPVEICFVYADVDAAYRRAVEHGATPVSAPEQKPWGQKSGFVRDMDGNVVRIGSHVRE from the exons ATGGCCTCCGGCGACGCGAGCCCTGACGCTAAGTACGCCTACACCATCGTGTACGTCACGGACGTGGAGAAGGCGGCCGCCTTCTACGCCGCCGCCTTCGGCTACGCCGTCCGCCGCCTCGACCAGTCCCACAA GTGGGCGGAGCTGGAGAGCGGGGCGACGACGATCGCGTTCACGCCGCTGCACCAGCGGGAGACGGATGGGCTGTCGGGGCAGGTGCAGCTGCCGGACGCGACCGCCGCGCGGGGCCCCGTCGAGATCTGCTTCGTCTACGCGGACGTCGACGCGGCGTACAGGCGCGCCGTCGAGCACGGGGCGACGCCCGTGAGCGCGCCGGAGCAGAAGCCCTGGGGGCAGAAGTCCGGCTTCGTGCGGGACATGGACGGGAACGTCGTGCGCATCGGGAGCCACGTCCGCGAGTGA